One stretch of Candida orthopsilosis Co 90-125, chromosome 3 draft sequence DNA includes these proteins:
- a CDS encoding Apc2 protein (S. cerevisiae homolog APC2 has role anaphase-promoting complex-dependent proteasomal ubiquitin-dependent protein catabolic process, protein ubiquitination and localizes to anaphase-promoting complex), giving the protein MNDGAQMLSLEQIRNVVGFPSLDDLSSSPSDIDNDIQILLDWISPIIPEKSLELCFQPNLLPNQATTTTSSSSFMSPVGQLLKKEEAIDPKFMLPKYSDPSHRVKLAIKSCFKNESDQLKFIDLYVNSVNTKLKALPSSVVADRSFMEYINMIKLMKHHYETHLDNFNLSSRINLAFTTKYNSILTSFLFDNTQFRDELSNFFEKSLFSNSALSTPLSSSITLNVIDIISTLVSVNLSECLNEILVVLSIQRIKAFTNQLCKGVWNKALLESIESFIQNEIYPNFSIIVSYTTSSNLTDTMNNVYLYELMKIAHMELTSLRIKEIYSLVLDYPHSEIALKELHTCLSKNKIEQHDVTMNSTGIFSYMGDISTLAQAEKRSKLVHHFISCCHENLLHAGANTVDVITSYTKTIKSFLLIDHKGVLLDKVVRPIRRYLKTRDDVIVKLVYGMLDVSGSNKLRDLALELNSTEKFNTAAQIKDGIEDSLDLNWVPDPIDALPDFKRGRVSDTIESLLSIFESKEIFIEEFTKLFGYQLIESRNFNVSDIEAKLNLLKSRFGKDNFTTLDIMLRDFHTSKHLNTRASRDVAILSHLYWESILDEIDEERNSFELPPQIEQEFVDFQHYYSQHRRGRTLKLVPSLGTVKLRLDVGERIRVFEVSTDKAAIISMFGEINHDLYIDDISKSLKMPLPMVRDGLSYWVEEGVLCELSRKRYIAIDAMESSQDKYPKSQFSDVEVIEPYVVRMLSNITALNFERMKSLLKMMVPKDEIDVSTMDETLLKSYLDHLVEIAKINCTDGNYSLEKDQ; this is encoded by the coding sequence ATGAATGATGGCGCTCAGATGTTATCTTTAGAACAAATTAGGAACGTCGTTGGATTTCCCTCCcttgatgatttatcaagttCACCATCTGATATAGATAATGATATTCAAATACTACTTGATTGGATCCTGCCAATAATCCCAGAGAAAAGTCTAGAGTTGTGctttcaaccaaatttaCTACCAAATCAAGCGACCACTACCACTTCATCCTCCAGTTTCATGAGTCCCGTTGgccaattgttgaagaaagaagaagctaTTGATCCAAAATTCATGTTGCCAAAGTATTCTGATCCATCTCATAGGGTCAAACTAGCAATAAAgagttgtttcaaaaacgAGTctgatcaattgaagtttaTCGATCTTTATGTGAACTCGGttaatacaaaattgaaggCGTTACCACTGtctgttgttgctgatcGTTCATTTATGGAATATATCAATATGATCAAACTTATGAAGCATCACTATGAAACACATCTTGACAACTTTAATCTTTCCAGTCGTATAAACTTAGCATTTACTACGAAATATAATTCTATATTAACATCCTTTTTGTTCGACAATACCCAATTTCGTGATGAATTGAGCaacttttttgaaaaatcattaTTTAGCAACAGTGCACTTTCAACTCCactttcatcttcaatcaCATTGAACGTAATTGATATTATCTCAACCTTGGTGTCGGTGAATCTATCAGAATGTTTAAATGAGATTCTTGTCGTGCTATCTATCCAAAGAATTAAGGCATTCACCAATCAATTGTGTAAAGGGGTATGGAACAAAGCATTGTTGGAGTCTATTGAAtcattcattcaaaatgaaatctATCCCAATTTTTCCATCATTGTGAGTTACACCACACTGTCCAATTTAACAGATACAATGAATAATGTGTACTTATatgaattgatgaaaatcGCTCACATGGAGTTGACATCCTTGAGAATTAAAGAGATTTACTCATTAGTATTGGATTATCCACATAGTGAAATTGCCCTTAAGGAGCTCCATACATGTTTGCTGAagaacaaaattgaacaacacGATGTGACAATGAATTCAACGGGGATATTTTCTTACATGGGCGATATCTCAACTCTTGCCCAAGCGGAAAAGAGGTCTAAATTGGTGCACCATTTTATTCTGTGTTGTCATGAAAATCTACTTCATGCGGGTGCAAATACTGTTGATGTCATCACGTCGTATACTAAAACTATCAAGTCGTTTTTATTAATTGACCACAAAGGTGTTCTTCTTGATAAGGTGGTGAGGCCCATACGTCGATATTTGAAGACTAGAGATGATGTTATAGTGAAATTGGTCTATGGGATGTTGGATGTATCGGGATCAAATAAATTAAGAGATTTGGCGTTGGAATTAAACTCCACTGAAAAGTTCAACACTGCAGCTCAAATCAAAGATGGTATTGAAGATTCATTAGACTTGAATTGGGTGCCTGATCCAATTGATGCGTTGCCAGATTTTAAGAGAGGTAGAGTCAGTGATACAATTGAGTCCTTGTTGTCGATTTTTGAGTCAAAGgaaattttcattgaagAGTTCACCAAATTATTTGGctatcaattgattgaatcgagaaatttcaatgtttCTGATATTGaagcaaaattgaatttgctCAAGTCTCGATTTGGAAAGGACAATTTCACAACCTTGGACATCATGCTACGCGATTTCCATACGAGCAAACACCTAAATACAAGAGCTTCCCGCGACGTGGCCATATTGTCACATTTATATTGGGAGTCAATACtagatgaaattgatgaggAGAGAAATTCTTTCGAATTGCCACCACAAATTGAGCaggaatttgttgatttccAACACTACTATAGCCAGCACAGACGAGGCAGAACTTTAAAGCTTGTTCCAAGTTTGGGTACTGTAAAACTCAGACTAGATGTGGGCGAGCGAATTCGTGTATTTGAAGTGAGTACCGACAAGGCAGCAATTATCTCCATGTTTGGTGAAATCAATCATGACCTTTACATTGATGATATCTCGAAATCGCTAAAAATGCCCTTGCCAATGGTTAGAGACGGGTTATCATATTGGGTTGAAGAAGGAGTACTTTGCGAGTTGAGTAGAAAAAGATATATTGCTATTGACGCCATGGAATCATCGCAAGATAAATACCCTAAATCACAATTTAGTGATGTTGAAGTTATTGAGCCGTATGTTGTGAGAATGTTGCTGAATATAACTGCACTTAATTTTGAAAGGATGAAATCTTTGCTTAAAATGATGGTTCCtaaagatgaaattgatgtgAGTACTATGGATGagactttgttgaaatcatATTTAGATCacttggttgaaattgcaaaaataaaCTGTACTGATGGCAATTACAGTTTGGAAAAGGATCAGTAG
- a CDS encoding Dcn1 protein (S. cerevisiae homolog DCN1 has NEDD8 ligase activity, ubiquitin binding and has role in protein neddylation, positive regulation of ubiquitin-protein ligase activity) — protein sequence MVNKSALKNQFCELTGTSTTTAGRYLDASKYNLEQAVDTYYEKHASKSSPNSKSNGKSSTSDIHLVAIFDQYKDANNPEIIDIDGTLKYLEDLGIDPDDPKSLTLAFLLKSPSVGVFEKSKFLTTWQYYKIHDVKAMSKFLVNFHHDVLHDKGTYTDIDTDKVIDFKQLYDFTFGFLKESDNQKALDIDLTISYWKLLLPLITSVYFTKNNPHNEDDKAKVEERVQNWYDFLTNSNTRPVITFDTWSMFYLFFLEVILPDPYKLSNYDEMAAWPSKMDEYIEYLSDYNLI from the exons ATG GTCAATAAGTCGGCGTtaaagaatcaattttgcGAATTGACAGGTacatcaaccacaacagcAGGAAGGTATTTGGATGCAAGCAAATACAATTTAGAACAAGCAGTTGACACATATTATGAAAAACACGCATCGAAATCCAGtcccaattccaaatcaaatggaaaatcCTCAACCAGTGATATACACTTGGTTGCCATATTTGATCAGTATAAAGATGCAAACAATCCAGAAATTATAGATATAGATGGCACTTTGAAATACCTCGAGGATTTGGGAATAGATCCCGATGATCCAAAATCTTTAACGTTAGCATTCCTACTAAAGTCACCACTGGTTGGTGTTTTCGAAAAGAGCAAGTTTTTAACTACTTGGCAATATTACAAGATCCATGATGTGAAAGCAATGTCCAAGTTTTTAGTTAACTTTCATCATGATGTATTGCATGACAAAGGAACATATACTGACATCGATACCGACAAAgtgattgattttaaacaattgtatGATTTTACATTTGGATTCTTGAAGGAATCAGATAATCAAAAAGCTTTGGATATCGACTTGACAATTTCgtattggaaattgttaCTACCTTTGATAACCTCAGTCTATTTCACCAAAAATAACCCTcataatgaagatgataaagccaaagttgaagaacGAGTGCAAAACTGGTATGATTTTTTAACCAATAGCAATACAAGACCAGTAATTACATTTGATACATGGTCAATGTTTTATTTATTCTTTTTAGAAGTGATTCTTCCCGATCCTTATAAACTTTCCAACTACGATGAGATGGCAGCGTGGCCAAGCAAGATGGATGAGTATATAGAGTATTTATCAGATTATAATTTGATATAA
- a CDS encoding Slf1 polysome-associated RNA binding protein, producing MSNIRRLTPAPPPSTNAWDLNTLVSPKQEEQKVVVKATPICKQDIDINESSNPSLRFLSTALVQPSVTFPSNASVLGVESPHPKVVARITNKPNNVVNVGKKIKIRKPAFPRSKDIKGGNGLFKYKITDEYNKPVIMSQSNLWTAAAATTAATATATVTTSLYTLRPDIGFLANSAEDHSIISVDSAIPSPILIPSSSTSFFPQSPGMFSPQQPMVVYGMPMYSHLPLQHSSPQLMMPPSPENKRDTLKGSIKKQLQYYFSTENLCKDTYLRSLFDKSDGKLRVKSLIEFNRLKKLTHDGKYVELVIEAGKELPFLEVLDGNEFIRLKTWEKWVMP from the coding sequence ATGTCGAATATAAGACGATTAACACCGGCACCTCCACCTTCTACAAATGCTTGGGATTTAAATACATTGGTACTGCCAAAACAAGAGGAACAAAAAGTGGTAGTCAAAGCAACGCCAATTTGCAAACAGGATATAGATATCAACGAGTCACTGAATCCCTCTTTGCGATTTTTATCAACCGCATTGGTTCAACCCAGTGTCACTTTTCCATCAAATGCAAGTGTTTTGGGTGTTGAATCACCCCATCCAAAAGTGGTTGCAAGAATTACaaacaaaccaaacaaTGTAGTAAATGTTGGcaaaaagatcaaaattAGAAAACCAGCCTTCCCTAGATCAAAAGACATCAAAGGTGGTAATGGATTGTTCAAGTATAAAATCACAGATGAGTATAACAAGCCAGTTATTATGtcacaatcaaatttgtggacagcagcagcagccaCAACAGCAGCCACAGCTACAGCAACAGTAACAACATCGTTATACACTTTAAGACCAGATATTGGATTTCTCGCCAATTCAGCTGAAGATCATTCAATCATTTCTGTGGATTCAGCAATACCGTCTCCAATACTAATCCCATCATCAAGCACTTCATTCTTTCCGCAGTCACCAGGAATGTTTtcaccacaacaaccaatgGTGGTTTACGGTATGCCAATGTATCTGCATTTGCCTCTTCAACATCTGCTGCCTCAACTAATGATGCCACCATCACCAGAGAACAAAAGGGATACTCTTAAAGGCAGTATaaagaaacaattgcaaTACTATTTTTCCACGGAAAATCTTTGTAAAGACACCTACCTAAGGTctttatttgataaaagtgATGGCAAACTCAGGGTGAAAAGCTTGATTGAGTTCAATAGACTCAAAAAACTAACTCACGATGGGAAGTATGTTGAGTTGGTTATTGAGGCCGGCAAAGAACTTCCATTTTTGGAAGTCCTCGACGGTAATGAATTTATTCGATTAAAGACGTGGGAGAAATGGGTTATGCCGTAG
- a CDS encoding Slu7 protein (protein similar to S. cerevisiae Slu7p), whose translation MSKQDKKELNPYIPKYIISKPWYNEKESGPNESSEEITDYLAHQRKTSEIVDYSLPQVGHGINDETKDGIRNASNDENYDTKRDRWFGYSTEEWLAKVKNWNEKNDIKIIHARNEADDSDDTDYELELNELGLDRKDVMQNIKEDPMEKMLRDRQDVPAYIHNINSRSDAKIRIEYDPKSRLAKDPTKGILNDKNQFVKKLEGDAKDLKTLQTFAWDLNKKNEQQRKTAQAASVDETGAKVNVTDGNDSLEATPTLMSIKEREQKEAAKQKSIAKRRKILDIYGGDKADADANANANGLK comes from the coding sequence ATGTCTAAGCAGGATAAAAAGGAGTTGAATCCATATATACCCAAATACATCATCTCCAAACCATGGtacaatgaaaaagaaagtgGCCCCAATGAATCATCCGAGGAAATAACTGATTATCTAGCCCATCAAAGAAAGACAtctgaaattgttgattataGCTTACCACAAGTAGGCCACGGGATAAATGATGAAACCAAAGACGGAATACGAAACGCATctaatgatgaaaattacGATACTAAGCGAGATCGATGGTTTGGGTACTCCACTGAAGAATGGTTAGCCAAAGTCAAGAATTGGAATGAGAAGAATGACATAAAGATCATCCATGCCCGTAATGAAGCTGATGATTCTGATGATACTGATTATGAATtagaattgaatgaattaGGATTAGATAGGAAAGATGTAATGCAAAATATAAAAGAAGATCCCATGGAGAAGATGTTGCGTGATCGTCAAGATGTTCCAGCATATATTCATAACATTAATTCAAGATCAGATGCCAAAATACGAATTGAGTATGATCCTAAATCGCGCCTTGCTAAAGATCCAACCAAGGGAATATTGAATGATaagaatcaatttgttaagAAGTTGGAGGGTGATGctaaagatttgaaaacattgcAAACTTTTGCTTGggatttgaacaaaaagaatgaacAGCAAAGGAAAACGGCACAGGCTGCTTCTGTTGATGAGACAGGCGCAAAGGTGAATGTGACTGATGGAAATGATAGTCTTGAAGCTACTCCAACTTTAATGCTGATAAAGGAAAGGGAACAGAAGGAAGctgcaaaacaaaagtcAATTGCGAAACGAAGGAAAATTCTTGATATCTATGGGGGAGATAAAGCAGATGCAGATGCAAATGCAAATGCAAATGGGCTAAAATAA
- a CDS encoding Rrp1 protein (S. cerevisiae homolog RRP1 has role rRNA processing and localizes to nucleolus, preribosome, large subunit precursor), which translates to MSQASNFVKKLASNDKPTRDAALESLKKFLISKSSKSFSISLLDAEKLWKGLYYSMWFCDRPKAQERLAENLGKLYSENINSNEVFLRFVEAFNLIMIKEWSDIDQWRIDKYYLLIRRVLRHNFKYLKSHAWEESLVNIWIDVMSRTILSGDAKVPVALPYHLCDIYLDELQLILFETLEEEELDKEDPEYLQKYENLMRQKIDIVESVPVLKLIEPFQTLNKEAKLKPLREKCKDEVLDDERLVDWAVVEDNSDSDSDDDKEDGSVEDDDEEEEWKGF; encoded by the coding sequence ATGTCACAGGCATCCAATTTTGTTAAAAAGTTAGCGTCAAATGATAAACCAACCAGAGATGCAGCACTCGAATCCCTCAAGAAATTCCTCATCTCAAAATcgtcaaaatcattttcgATATCATTATTAGATGCAGAAAAATTATGGAAAGGGCTATACTATTCAATGTGGTTTTGCGATCGTCCAAAAGCTCAAGAAAGATTGGCAGAAAACTTGGGTAAATTATACTCAGAAAACATCAATTCCAACGAAGTTTTTCTTCGATTTGTTGAAGcattcaatttaatcaTGATTAAAGAGTGGAGTGATATAGATCAATGGAGAATAGATAAATATTACTTATTAATTAGGCGTGTGTTGAGACATAATTTCAAGTATTTGAAACTGCATGCATGGGAGGAAAGTTTGGTTAATATTTGGATTGATGTTATGAGTCGAACTATATTGAGTGGAGATGCAAAAGTCCCAGTTGCTTTACCTTATCATTTATGTGATATATATTTAGATGAGCTccaattgatattgtttgaaacattggaagaagaggaattAGATAAAGAAGATCCTGAgtatttgcaaaaataCGAAAACTTGATGAGACAAAAGATTGACATTGTTGAGAGTGTACCGGTGTTGAAACTAATAGAGCCTTTCCAAACTTTAAATAAAGAGGCGAAATTAAAACCTTTGAGGGAGAAATGTAAGGATGAAgttttggatgatgaaaGGTTGGTTGATTGGgcagttgttgaagataatAGTGATTCTGATCTGGATGACGATAAAGAAGACGGGtctgttgaagatgatgacgaggaagaagaatggAAAGGTTTTTAG
- a CDS encoding Sss1 protein (S. cerevisiae homolog SSS1 has role in SRP-dependent cotranslational protein targeting to membrane, translocation, posttranslational protein targeting to membrane, translocation): protein MAAEGVEKLTEVPVEFFKDGSVFIKKCQKPDQKEYFKIIRAVGIGFIMMGVVGYAVKLVHIPIRYLIV, encoded by the coding sequence ATGGCCGCCGAAGGTGTTGAAAAACTTACAGAAGTTCCAGTCGAATTTTTTAAAGATGGGTCAGTATTCATCAAGAAATGTCAAAAACCTGaccaaaaagaatatttcaaaattattaGAGCTGTTGGTATTGGTTTTATTATGATGGGTGTTGTTGGATACGCCGTCAAATTGGTTCATATTCCAATTAGATACTTGATTGTATAA
- a CDS encoding enoyl-CoA hydratase, with protein MPFDSKNYTRYEFFTVSTLAEGVAHVQYTNPKTLNAYTNQNWRDYGEILTRLDKEEDISVIVISSGVAKSFSSGLNLKSAMETAKPDGSPEKEKIAKLHEYIIEFQNACTVPARINTPTIGILNGINYGLAIDLASAYSIRVGVEGARFSIAEVNIGIAADMGSLQRMPGIVNNKSRLFQHALLGDVFDVKEAAELGYVSTVVKSVDEGLELAGAWGSRMAQVPQWAIKGTKKHIQDILNGTTPEQGLLDIAQYNAENIARSTGMKL; from the coding sequence ATGCCATTTGACTCCAAAAATTACACAAGGTACGAGTTTTTCACCGTTAGTACACTTGCTGAAGGAGTTGCTCATGTTCAATACACCAATCCAAAGACTCTTAACGCATACACTAATCAAAACTGGAGAGATTATGGTGAAATATTGACTAGGTTAGACAAGGAAGAAGACATTTCAGTAATTGTCATCTCATCTGGTGTTGCTAagtctttttcttcagggttgaatttgaaatcggCAATGGAAACAGCAAAACCCGATGGTTCAccagaaaaggaaaaaattgCTAAATTGCATGAGTAcatcattgaatttcaaaatgcTTGTACTGTTCCAGCACGTATTAACACTCCAACTATTGGTATTTTGAACGGTATCAATTACGGATTAGCTATTGATCTCGCTAGTGCATACAGCATCAGAGTCGGAGTTGAAGGAGCTCGTTTTTCCATAGCTGAAGTCAACATTGGTATTGCTGCAGATATGGGATCATTACAAAGAATGCCAGGTATTGTCAATAACAAATCAAGACTTTTCCAACACGCTTTACTTGGAGATGTTTTTGATGTTAAGGAAGCGGCAGAGTTGGGGTATGTCAGTACTGTTGTCaaatcagttgatgaaggtCTTGAATTGGCAGGAGCTTGGGGGTCGAGGATGGCACAAGTTCCACAATGGGCTATTAAGGGTACTAAGAAACATATTCAAGATATTTTGAATGGAACTACACCTGAACAGGGGTTGCTTGATATTGCTCAGTATAATGCTGAAAATATTGCCCGTAGTACGGGTATGAAGTTATAG
- a CDS encoding Prp5 pre-mRNA processing RNA-helicase, which translates to MSKSTNSVPNMDVNTNQSDTKESKDEVLKKRREQLAAWRAKKQQESKQLSETPPSNIADGSGNTSEVEKRLRQQRLEQWKKSRSQKDASPSPQTNQSSTKIRLSKKPRPSSRKNQPQLKRKIDEFDFDVDENQQKKLKFVTPQSTFGNPNNLNNGQEQGVDDELDAFMKSIDTNETKVEANGALFEIQTNSTDDESADEDIDIQALIDSKLAKLNTTKELKDIDHSQVSYPPFRKNFYKVPFELSLMSEDELGLLRLDLDDIRVRGKNVPSPFTKWSQLLLPENIISVVNDQLQFDKPSPVQAQAIPIILSGRDLIGVAKTGSGKTLSYVLPMMRHIQEQAASASGDGPVAVILSPTRELALQIEQEVLNFTRKVDKRVTCCYGGSKIENQISDLRRGVDVVVATPGRMIDLLAANGGRVTSMRRTTFVVLDEADRMFDLGFEPQIRKILSQVRPDRQTVLFSATFPRKLEILVKQILSDPVEVIVGGVGVVAKEIKQNIMLLDKSDDEYFQERLKMLRDYVQKHIQTHQDSKILIFVEKQVDADKLLFSLLSHGLPCVAIHAGKEQIDRKYAIKEFSAADSGVNILIATSIAARGLDVKNLGLVVNFDPPSHLEDYVHRVGRTGRAGADGIAITFVSRNQEKEINVLVKALKLSSNEVTPELQIIADSFNQKVKAGGAKVGFGFGGKGLDNLQEVRENKLKMEKKMYGEEAEDKEKENGVSTNSKEGSPSIMTLPSFDIIEGNSPETAGPDKCKFFCRITINDLPQKVRWDIVQREQLSKIIEGSRTSITTKGQYYPPTHKFNTSKDTEPKLYLLVEGLTRKSIEDAISLIKERMFKSIESMTVEDRGGITGRYTV; encoded by the coding sequence ATGCTGAAAAGCACTAACAGTGTTCCCAATATGGATGTCAATACTAACCAATCAGACACtaaagaatcaaaagatgAAGTCTTGAAGAAACGACGTGAACAATTGGCAGCATGGAGGGCAAAGAAGCAGCAAGAAAGCAAGCAGCTATCAGAAACACCTCCATCAAATATTGCAGATGGTAGTGGTAACACATCTGAAGTAGAGAAGAGGTTACGACAACAACGACTTGAACAGTGGAAAAAGTCACGGTCTCAAAAGGATGCCAGCCCCTCACcacaaacaaatcaatcaagcACCAAAATAAGGCTCCTGAAGAAACCTCGTCCATCAAGTCGTAAAAATCAACCTCAACTcaagagaaaaattgaCGAATTCGATTTCGATGTGGATgagaatcaacaaaagaagttaAAATTTGTAACTCCGCAATCAACATTTGGCAACCCTAACAATCTTAATAATGGACAAGAACAGggagttgatgatgaattggatgcTTTTATGAAATCTATCGACACAAATGAAACTAAAGTGGAAGCAAACGGAGctttatttgaaatacaaaCCAATTCAACCGATGACGAAAGTGCCGATGAGGATATAGATATACAAGCTTTGATTGACTCGAAATTGGCAAAGCTAAATACTACTAAAGAGTTGAAGGATATCGATCACTCGCAAGTATCTTATCCTCCGTTTAGAAAGAACTTTTACAAAGTGCCCTTTGAATTACTGTTAATGTCTGAGGATGAATTGGGTTTGTTACGGTTGGACCTTGATGATATTAGAGTTAGAGGAAAAAATGTTCCATCACCATTTACTAAATGGTCCCAATTGCTACTACCTGAGAATATAATATCAGTAGTGAATGATCAACTACAATTTGACAAACCATCCCCAGTACAAGCACAAGCTATACCAATAATTCTATCAGGTAGAGATTTAATTGGAGTTGCCAAAACTGGGTCAGGTAAAACATTATCGTATGTTCTTCCAATGATGAGACATATTCAGGAACAAGCTGCACTGGCCAGTGGAGATGGACCCGTTGCTGTGATACTTAGTCCCACTCGAGAGTTAGCTCTACAGATTGAACAAGAGGTTTTGAACTTTACCAGAAAGGTTGATAAACGGGTGACATGTTGTTATGGAGGGTCtaagattgaaaatcaGATAAGTGACTTGAGAAGAGgagttgatgttgttgtagcCACACCAGGTAGaatgattgatttgttaGCTGCCAATGGTGGTAGGGTAACTTCAATGAGACGTACGACTTTTGTCGTATTGGATGAAGCTGACCGAATGTTTGATTTGGGATTTGAACCCCAAATAAGAAAGATTTTATCACAAGTGCGGCCAGATCGACAAACTGTATTGTTTTCGGCAACATTTCCaagaaaattggaaatattgGTAAAGCAAATTTTATCAGATCCAGTTGAAGtcattgttggtggtgttggtgtAGTTGCTaaagaaattaaacaaaacattATGCTTTTAGATAAATCcgatgatgaatatttcCAAGAGAGGCTTAAAATGCTTCGTGATTATGTGCAAAAACATATACAAACACATCAAGATAGTAAAATACTTatatttgttgaaaaacaagttgatgCAGACAAATTACTTTTTAGCCTACTTAGTCATGGCTTGCCTTGTGTAGCCATTCATGCGGGcaaagaacaaattgatcGAAAGTATGCCATAAAGGAGTTCTCTGCTGCTGATAGTGGAGTCAATATCCTAATTGCAACGTCTATTGCTGCTCGAGGTCTTGATGTCAAAAATTTAGGTTTAGTGGTAAACTTTGATCCACCTAGCCATCTTGAAGATTATGTTCATCGAGTGGGTCGTACAGGAAGAGCAGGTGCTGATGGAATTGCAATAACATTTGTCTCAAGGAATCAAGAGAAGGAGATAAACGTGTTGGTTAAggcattgaaattgagcTCGAATGAAGTTACTCCCGAGTTGCAAATAATTGCTGATTCATTTAATCAAAAAGTGAAAGCCGGAGGCGCCAAAGTAGgttttggatttggtgGTAAAGGGTTGGATAATTTGCAGGAAGTACgtgaaaataaattaaagATGGAAAAAAAGATGTATGGTGAAGAAGCAGAAGATAAGGAGAAGGAGAATGGAGTATCAACCAATAGTAAAGAAGGTTCACCGTCTATAATGACGCTCCCATCATTTGACATCATCGAAGGAAACTCTCCCGAAACCGCCGGACCTGACAAatgtaaatttttttgtcgAATTACAATTAACGACTTGCCACAGAAGGTTAGATGGGATATTGTACAACGTGAACAATTATCCAAGATTATTGAAGGTAGTAGAACATCAATAACTACAAAGGGGCAGTACTATCCACCAACTCATAAATTCAACACTTCCAAAGATACCGAACCTAAACTTTATCTTTTGGTTGAAGGGTTGACTAGAAAATCAATCGAGGATGCAATATCACTTATTAAGGAAAGAATGTTTAAGAGTATTGAATCGATGACAGTTGAGGATCGTGGTGGTATTACTGGTAGGTATACTGTATAG